In Myxococcus stipitatus, the following are encoded in one genomic region:
- a CDS encoding helix-turn-helix domain-containing protein, translating into MREARDARYFQRLLAVKLVAEGKSVGEVARLCALSRPIVYRWLERYLQSREPQALLDCPRAGRPRSAPSLSDARLRSLVQQSPQEAGWATHGWTVPLLCTHLHQQGIDVSPRTLRRRLHEAGLRWKRPRYVYVTRAPHLGQKKGALSAV; encoded by the coding sequence TTGCGCGAGGCTCGCGACGCCCGCTACTTCCAGCGATTGTTGGCTGTGAAGCTCGTGGCCGAGGGGAAGTCGGTGGGAGAGGTCGCGCGCCTGTGCGCCCTGAGCCGGCCCATCGTCTATCGCTGGCTGGAGCGATACCTGCAGTCGCGCGAGCCCCAGGCGCTGCTGGATTGCCCACGCGCAGGGCGTCCCCGCAGCGCCCCGAGCTTGAGCGATGCACGACTGCGCAGTCTGGTCCAACAGAGCCCGCAAGAGGCTGGCTGGGCGACCCACGGCTGGACGGTGCCGCTGCTGTGCACACACCTTCATCAGCAGGGCATCGACGTGTCGCCGCGCACCTTGCGTCGCCGGTTGCATGAGGCGGGCTTGCGCTGGAAGCGGCCCCGGTACGTCTACGTGACGCGTGCACCCCACCTGGGGCAGAAAAAGGGGGCCTTGTCCGCCGTCTGA